From Pseudoalteromonas viridis, the proteins below share one genomic window:
- the aroB gene encoding 3-dehydroquinate synthase encodes MLELTVDLNERSYPIYIGQDLLTDQGRLLQHIGNTRPVIISNETVAPLYLDTLLTQLDGKAPLHFCIPDGEQYKSLEWFERINAFLLEHNCGRDTCLIALGGGVVGDLTGFVAACYQRGVPFIQIPTTLLSQVDSSVGGKTAVNHPLGKNMIGAFYQPQAVFIDTNTLKSLPAREFAAGMAEVIKYGLIYDKAFLDLLEQQGPALQSLDTELLMQVIHRCCAIKAEIVAQDEKEAGLRALLNLGHTFGHAIEAQMGYGVWLHGEAVAAGMMLAARLAQHRGALTDAEVARIAALLEIYQLPVAAPASMTTEQFITHMRKDKKNKQGKIRFIVPTSLGKCQLVDDVSDDTLGQLIGH; translated from the coding sequence ATGCTTGAATTAACAGTAGATTTAAACGAGCGTAGCTATCCTATCTATATTGGCCAAGACCTTCTCACCGATCAGGGGCGGTTATTGCAGCATATTGGCAATACACGCCCCGTCATCATTAGCAACGAGACCGTTGCACCTCTGTATCTCGATACTTTACTCACACAGTTAGATGGCAAAGCGCCGCTCCATTTTTGTATCCCAGATGGGGAGCAGTACAAATCACTGGAGTGGTTTGAACGCATCAACGCCTTTTTGCTTGAGCACAACTGTGGTCGTGATACCTGTTTGATTGCACTAGGTGGCGGCGTGGTCGGCGATCTGACCGGGTTTGTTGCAGCATGTTATCAACGCGGTGTGCCCTTTATTCAAATTCCCACAACCTTGCTGTCGCAGGTCGATTCGTCGGTAGGTGGCAAAACGGCGGTCAATCACCCGCTGGGCAAGAATATGATCGGCGCTTTTTATCAGCCGCAAGCGGTGTTTATTGATACCAACACGCTGAAAAGCTTACCAGCACGAGAATTTGCGGCAGGGATGGCGGAAGTGATCAAATACGGTCTCATCTACGACAAAGCGTTTCTGGATCTGCTCGAGCAGCAGGGGCCGGCATTGCAAAGCCTGGATACTGAGTTATTAATGCAGGTGATCCACCGTTGCTGTGCCATTAAAGCTGAGATTGTTGCGCAAGATGAAAAAGAAGCTGGTCTGCGCGCACTGCTGAACCTGGGCCATACCTTTGGCCATGCTATAGAAGCCCAGATGGGTTACGGCGTGTGGCTCCACGGCGAAGCCGTGGCCGCGGGTATGATGCTCGCGGCTCGTCTGGCGCAGCACAGAGGTGCACTGACGGACGCTGAAGTAGCACGTATCGCAGCGTTGCTAGAGATCTATCAGTTACCAGTAGCAGCGCCTGCATCTATGACGACTGAGCAGTTCATTACACATATGCGCAAAGACAAGAAAAACAAGCAAGGTAAGATCCGCTTTATCGTGCCAACCAGCCTGGGCAAGTGTCAGCTGGTGGACGACGTATCTGATGACACCTTAGGCCAGCTAATAGGGCACTGA
- a CDS encoding SPOR domain-containing protein, with protein MQSQILPSRAALVDRIAMQFEYGQNLICLVGNSGLGKSYLAESFITDKYPEFNKAFVKLGAHTKDTELVQQLLENSFRAPLVDHKLSLAENFFVLYNEQPCGPCLWVIDGARHLSDELIQELQLLAKKAPDTLYILATAQAPKMLPEALDIHLEPLSLIESRRLMAMFFQELPPQEDPIFSTFLHEAGGNPSILLEWQQNQHQLTLKSKPTLSRKQLNLFLGAFVVITTLFLVAVVYQKDLTDLLRMQRDVAAAQVEELPEPTVLTTQEALSDNDKLHGEEAVAAQSSDDIQAVQQHDVQSILGALTVDHPMQGDNQTSEPEKDSGNEIASGDDTNQITDQITGQVTVQVTDAPTVVAQALTQETAAEEPEATDTREPIETPQPAGASEQPGGLSDNTWFMAQDSNAWTIQLLAVTDQAVAQRYVAQHKLAQIRIAQVKRNNKDWWFVTVAPFATLDDAKQARANLPQAVLAGQPFFKRIVQIKQQIQQSQTQK; from the coding sequence ATGCAGTCGCAAATCCTACCGAGTCGTGCCGCTCTGGTCGACCGGATTGCAATGCAATTTGAGTATGGCCAAAACCTGATCTGCCTGGTTGGTAATTCCGGGTTAGGTAAAAGCTACCTGGCCGAGTCTTTCATCACCGACAAATATCCAGAATTTAACAAGGCATTTGTTAAGCTGGGGGCACATACCAAAGACACAGAGTTAGTGCAGCAGTTACTGGAAAACAGTTTTCGGGCTCCTCTGGTTGATCATAAGTTGTCGTTAGCCGAGAACTTTTTTGTTCTATACAACGAGCAACCCTGTGGGCCATGCCTGTGGGTGATCGATGGGGCACGTCACCTCAGTGACGAACTCATCCAGGAGCTTCAGCTACTGGCTAAAAAAGCCCCGGATACCCTGTATATTCTTGCCACAGCACAGGCGCCTAAGATGCTGCCTGAGGCGTTGGATATTCATCTGGAACCCTTATCCTTAATAGAAAGTCGTCGACTGATGGCGATGTTTTTTCAGGAACTCCCACCCCAGGAAGATCCTATATTCAGCACCTTTTTACATGAAGCCGGTGGCAATCCCAGTATTTTGCTGGAGTGGCAGCAAAACCAGCATCAATTGACGCTGAAGTCTAAGCCGACCCTGAGCCGTAAACAATTGAATCTATTTCTTGGTGCTTTTGTGGTGATCACCACTTTGTTTCTGGTGGCTGTGGTGTACCAAAAAGACCTCACCGATCTACTGCGGATGCAGCGGGATGTTGCCGCAGCACAAGTTGAGGAGTTACCTGAGCCAACGGTGCTGACGACTCAGGAAGCACTATCGGATAACGACAAGCTGCACGGCGAAGAAGCCGTGGCAGCGCAAAGCAGTGATGACATTCAGGCCGTGCAGCAGCACGATGTGCAATCAATACTGGGTGCATTAACTGTGGATCACCCAATGCAGGGAGATAACCAAACGAGTGAACCGGAAAAAGACAGTGGGAATGAGATAGCCAGTGGAGACGACACCAACCAGATAACTGATCAGATAACTGGTCAGGTAACTGTTCAGGTCACTGATGCACCGACAGTGGTTGCACAGGCGCTAACCCAGGAAACTGCGGCAGAGGAGCCAGAGGCAACAGATACGCGGGAACCGATCGAAACGCCACAGCCAGCTGGCGCCTCTGAACAGCCGGGCGGGTTATCCGATAATACCTGGTTTATGGCGCAGGACAGCAATGCCTGGACCATTCAATTGTTGGCTGTCACCGATCAGGCGGTGGCGCAGCGGTATGTAGCGCAACATAAGCTAGCGCAGATCCGCATTGCACAGGTTAAACGTAACAACAAAGACTGGTGGTTCGTCACTGTGGCGCCCTTTGCGACCTTAGATGACGCAAAACAGGCGCGGGCTAACTTACCGCAAGCAGTGCTTGCAGGGCAGCCGTTTTTTAAGCGTATCGTGCAAATTAAGCAACAAATCCAACAGTCACAAACACAAAAATAG
- a CDS encoding Dam family site-specific DNA-(adenine-N6)-methyltransferase, which yields MQKKTRAFLKWAGGKYALVEEITKRLQAANEEAETLVEPFVGAGSVFLNSHFKHYILNDINADLINLYKELQRTPDEFISDARKLFVDLNNHPDAYYAYRQQFNESVDVYERAILFLYMNRHGYNGLCRYNLKGIFNVPFGKYKRPYFPENELYFFSEKAQQATFTCLSYEQVFKRVPDKAVVYCDPPYVPLSKTASFTAYAKGGFNLDDQAQLANLAEKAAFEQQTPVLISNHDTVLTRKIYSQAQLDVIQVKRTISPKGSGRNRVDELMALYHD from the coding sequence ATGCAAAAAAAGACCAGAGCTTTTCTAAAATGGGCAGGTGGAAAATATGCCTTGGTGGAAGAAATTACCAAGCGCTTGCAAGCCGCAAATGAAGAGGCCGAAACTCTGGTGGAGCCCTTCGTTGGGGCTGGATCTGTCTTTCTCAACAGTCACTTTAAGCACTACATACTTAATGATATCAATGCCGACTTGATCAATCTTTACAAAGAGCTGCAACGCACGCCCGATGAGTTTATCAGTGATGCCAGAAAGTTATTTGTAGACCTGAACAATCATCCGGACGCTTACTATGCGTATCGTCAACAGTTCAATGAAAGTGTGGATGTATATGAGCGGGCTATTCTGTTCTTATACATGAACCGCCACGGTTACAATGGGTTGTGTCGTTACAATCTCAAAGGGATTTTCAATGTGCCCTTTGGTAAATATAAACGCCCTTACTTTCCCGAAAATGAACTGTACTTTTTTTCTGAGAAAGCACAGCAGGCGACTTTTACCTGCCTGAGCTACGAGCAGGTCTTCAAGCGTGTGCCGGATAAAGCCGTCGTGTATTGCGATCCACCTTATGTGCCGCTGAGCAAAACGGCGTCATTTACCGCCTATGCTAAAGGGGGCTTTAACCTGGACGATCAGGCACAGCTTGCCAACCTGGCAGAAAAGGCCGCCTTTGAGCAACAAACGCCGGTACTTATCTCCAACCATGACACCGTCCTGACGCGCAAGATATACAGTCAGGCCCAGTTGGATGTGATCCAGGTAAAAAGAACCATCAGCCCCAAAGGGTCAGGCCGTAATCGCGTCGACGAGCTGATGGCGCTGTATCACGACTAG
- a CDS encoding DUF2970 domain-containing protein, giving the protein MTERFFILIQSVLAAMFGVQSQAKYRVDFSQKHFWPFALLAVCFVIALVIALAWFVNSVVL; this is encoded by the coding sequence GTGACAGAACGATTCTTTATACTTATCCAGAGTGTACTTGCTGCGATGTTTGGGGTGCAGAGCCAAGCCAAATATCGTGTCGATTTCAGCCAAAAACACTTCTGGCCCTTCGCCTTGCTGGCCGTGTGCTTTGTCATCGCACTGGTTATCGCCTTAGCCTGGTTCGTTAACTCGGTAGTATTGTGA
- the rpe gene encoding ribulose-phosphate 3-epimerase, with amino-acid sequence MSQNNNNSEFLIAPSILSADFARLGEDVATVLAAGADVVHFDVMDNHYVPNLTFGPMICEALRNYGITAPIDVHLMIKPVDSLIPEFAKAGADIITFHPEASEHIDRSLALIKEQGCEAGLVLNPATPLHYLDYVMDKVDQILLMSVNPGFGGQSFIPQTLDKLRQVRERIEASGRKIRLEVDGGIKVDNIAEVAEAGADMFVAGSAIFNQPDYRTVIDAMRSELAKVG; translated from the coding sequence ATGTCGCAGAACAATAATAATTCCGAGTTCTTAATTGCACCGTCCATTTTGTCTGCCGATTTTGCAAGGCTGGGTGAAGACGTCGCCACAGTGTTAGCCGCGGGTGCCGATGTCGTGCACTTTGATGTGATGGATAATCACTACGTGCCAAATCTGACTTTTGGCCCGATGATCTGTGAAGCGCTGCGCAACTATGGCATTACGGCCCCCATTGATGTGCACCTAATGATTAAACCTGTAGACAGTTTAATCCCTGAGTTTGCAAAAGCGGGTGCCGATATTATTACCTTTCACCCTGAAGCCAGTGAGCATATTGATCGCAGCCTGGCGCTTATTAAAGAGCAAGGGTGTGAGGCTGGATTGGTGCTCAACCCCGCAACGCCACTACACTACCTCGATTACGTCATGGATAAAGTGGATCAGATCCTGCTGATGTCTGTGAACCCGGGTTTTGGTGGACAAAGCTTTATACCGCAGACGCTCGATAAGTTGCGTCAGGTACGTGAGCGTATCGAAGCCAGTGGTCGCAAAATTCGCCTCGAAGTTGACGGCGGCATAAAAGTCGACAACATTGCAGAGGTGGCAGAGGCTGGCGCCGATATGTTTGTTGCCGGCTCAGCGATTTTTAATCAACCAGACTATCGGACAGTCATTGATGCGATGCGCTCAGAGCTCGCTAAGGTGGGCTAA
- a CDS encoding HAD family hydrolase, with protein sequence MGYQAILFDLDGTLVDSAHDLYMALNLTLTEVAFPVVSRTQVLEWVGNGIDVLVQRGLSGSNEINAELPPRLVAEAQERFAGHYRALVGQYSLLYANVETVLAAFSHVPKAVVTNKSREFTLQLLDNLNLSTHFDVVVCGDDGPKKPSAEPLLSACEQLNIAPQDAIMVGDSKSDILAAQAAKMPVIALKYGYNQGLDLAQFNPEYLCEGFLDIIPILNRP encoded by the coding sequence ATGGGTTACCAGGCTATTCTATTTGATCTCGATGGCACCTTGGTCGACAGCGCACATGACTTATATATGGCACTGAATTTAACGCTGACGGAAGTGGCTTTTCCGGTGGTCAGTCGCACTCAGGTGCTTGAGTGGGTAGGTAATGGCATTGATGTATTGGTGCAACGTGGTCTCAGTGGTAGCAATGAGATTAACGCAGAATTACCGCCGCGCTTGGTAGCAGAAGCACAGGAACGGTTTGCCGGACATTATCGTGCGCTGGTCGGTCAGTACTCTTTGCTCTACGCCAATGTCGAAACCGTGCTGGCCGCATTTAGCCATGTCCCCAAAGCTGTTGTAACCAATAAAAGCCGCGAGTTTACGCTGCAACTGCTCGATAACCTCAATCTGAGCACGCACTTTGATGTGGTGGTATGTGGTGACGATGGCCCCAAAAAGCCTTCGGCTGAGCCACTGTTGTCTGCCTGCGAGCAACTTAATATTGCACCGCAAGACGCCATCATGGTAGGTGACTCAAAAAGTGATATTCTGGCCGCTCAGGCTGCAAAAATGCCTGTGATTGCACTTAAATATGGGTACAATCAAGGGCTGGACTTGGCTCAGTTTAATCCAGAGTACCTCTGTGAGGGCTTCTTGGATATAATCCCCATTTTAAATCGACCTTAA
- the trpS gene encoding tryptophan--tRNA ligase → MTKPVVLSGIQPTGGMTIGNYVGAINQWLKLQEDHDCFFMLVDLHAITIRQEPSALRDRVLDGIALYAACGIDPEKSALFVQSQVPEHAQLGWVLNCYAQMGELNRMTQFKDKSAKNSNNVNVGLFSYPVLQAADILLYQADQVPVGEDQKQHLELTRDIATRFNNLYGDVFKVPEPYIPELGARVMSLQDPLKKMSKSDDNPNAYIMLLDEPKKIEKKLKKAVTDSDEQARIYFDREEKPGVSNLLTLLSVATKRDVADLVPEYEDKMYGHLKKDTADAVVAMLEPMQARFREIREDQALLDQIMRNGAEKAGARAEQTLKAAYEAVGFIPRP, encoded by the coding sequence ATGACTAAACCAGTAGTGTTAAGTGGCATTCAGCCAACCGGTGGTATGACAATAGGCAATTATGTGGGTGCCATTAACCAGTGGCTTAAGCTACAGGAAGATCATGATTGTTTCTTTATGCTGGTTGATTTGCATGCCATCACAATACGTCAGGAACCAAGTGCCCTGCGTGATCGCGTTTTAGATGGTATCGCGTTGTATGCGGCTTGTGGTATTGACCCTGAAAAATCAGCACTGTTTGTACAGTCGCAGGTACCAGAGCACGCCCAGTTAGGCTGGGTATTGAATTGCTATGCGCAAATGGGTGAGCTGAACCGCATGACCCAGTTTAAGGATAAGTCAGCTAAGAACAGCAATAATGTCAATGTTGGATTGTTCTCTTATCCGGTACTACAGGCTGCCGATATCTTGCTTTATCAGGCCGATCAGGTCCCTGTGGGAGAAGATCAGAAACAGCACCTTGAACTGACGCGTGATATCGCAACGCGCTTTAACAACTTATATGGTGATGTATTCAAAGTACCTGAGCCGTATATTCCTGAGCTGGGTGCGCGGGTAATGAGCTTGCAGGATCCGTTAAAGAAAATGTCTAAATCGGACGACAACCCTAATGCGTATATTATGCTACTGGATGAGCCGAAGAAGATTGAGAAAAAGCTGAAAAAAGCCGTGACGGATTCAGATGAGCAGGCGCGCATTTACTTCGACCGAGAAGAAAAGCCTGGCGTTTCTAACCTGCTGACTCTGCTGTCAGTGGCGACCAAACGCGATGTGGCTGATCTGGTGCCTGAGTACGAAGACAAAATGTATGGTCACCTAAAAAAAGACACCGCCGATGCCGTTGTAGCGATGCTAGAGCCGATGCAAGCGCGCTTCAGAGAGATCCGCGAAGATCAGGCATTGCTGGATCAGATCATGCGTAATGGTGCAGAAAAAGCAGGGGCTCGCGCAGAGCAAACGCTAAAAGCCGCTTATGAAGCGGTGGGCTTTATCCCGCGTCCGTGA
- a CDS encoding XRE family transcriptional regulator, which produces MSTAFSRRFTTLIDQFSAGNKRQFALLTGKSPSHIYRICRGLSRPSVAYLEHLYSLFNIDLNWLLTGEQPVEQSAVSGSGDMLMVPKLDVEASAGFGSINGSEDITEQFALNKRWLSTQLGVHSEQLAFVTIRGDSMLPTLQHGDMVLVDLSQRDANKRGVFVLQTEDGLMAKRLQQHRDHISVVSDNPEYPAWQIHADNAQQHGIAGRIVWCGRSM; this is translated from the coding sequence ATGAGCACAGCATTTTCACGCCGATTTACTACCTTGATCGACCAGTTTAGCGCCGGCAATAAACGCCAGTTTGCGCTACTCACGGGCAAGTCTCCGTCGCATATTTATCGTATTTGCCGGGGCCTGAGCCGCCCCTCGGTGGCTTATCTGGAACATTTGTATAGTTTATTCAATATCGATTTAAACTGGTTGCTGACCGGCGAACAGCCCGTCGAACAATCCGCAGTGAGCGGCTCTGGGGACATGCTGATGGTGCCTAAGCTGGATGTCGAAGCCAGTGCCGGTTTTGGTAGCATCAATGGCAGTGAAGATATCACAGAGCAGTTTGCCCTGAATAAGCGCTGGCTTAGCACTCAGCTGGGCGTGCACAGTGAACAACTGGCGTTTGTGACTATCCGCGGTGACAGTATGCTGCCAACTTTACAGCACGGCGACATGGTGCTGGTTGATTTAAGCCAGCGCGACGCGAATAAGCGCGGCGTATTTGTACTACAAACCGAAGATGGCCTGATGGCTAAGCGCTTACAACAGCATCGGGATCATATTAGCGTTGTGAGTGATAACCCTGAGTACCCGGCCTGGCAGATCCATGCCGACAATGCGCAGCAGCATGGTATTGCAGGCCGGATAGTCTGGTGTGGTCGCAGCATGTGA